A portion of the Lolium rigidum isolate FL_2022 chromosome 1, APGP_CSIRO_Lrig_0.1, whole genome shotgun sequence genome contains these proteins:
- the LOC124666890 gene encoding uncharacterized protein LOC124666890 — protein MMETAESRPWSDLQPELLGLVLSRLPSLADRVRLRAVCHPWRSNSLFQSIPLPFPWLALPDGTFLSIPSCKIHRLSVPEGASCQGSIDNWLFLMHNDGACSLMNPFSKTSLELPKLANVWKPAMSDPNYGFNPFSYKLVVPSPLDSSPCPLVAAMIMDDGRYGTLCISQPPSVIDTFRDERHPVRHLGDVAFFDGNLYVLNGFGQLFIFELDKDIGISAMKCIIDSLGDLGGTPESLSSEVVYNVRMNLVECAGRLLMVSRWFRTMASLTGENFFERKKRTVLLEVFEADLRTNPARWRRATELGGHALFLGQHGSKSLPASECTGYNKDCIYFMCDYSWPKWPANPLSDSGVYNIRDGTITPLMAGSAAIPPRQVGRWRTTWFFPPELV, from the coding sequence ATGATGGAGACTGCAGAGTCTCGACCTTGGTCAGATCTTCAGCCGGAACTCTTGGGGCTTGTCCTCAGCCGCCTCCCTTCCTTGGCTGATCGTGTTCGTCTTAGGGCAGTTTGTCACCCGTGGCGCTCTAATAGTTTGTTTCAGTCCATTCCCCTCCCATTCCCTTGGCTCGCCCTCCCTGATGGTACCTTCCTCAGCATTCCAAGCTGTAAAATTCACCGCTTATCTGTACCAGAAGGCGCGTCTTGCCAAGGCTCCATCGACAACTGGCTATTCCTCATGCATAATGATGGTGCATGCTCATTGATGAATCCTTTCTCCAAGACCAGTTTGGAGCTTCCTAAGCTAGCCAATGTATGGAAGCCTGCAATGTCTGATCCTAACTATGGGTTTAATCCATTTTCCTATAAGTTGGTGGTGCCCTCGCCCCTGGACTCATCACCCTGTCCGCTTGTTGCTGCTATGATCATGGATGATGGTCGCTACGGTACACTTTGTATTAGCCAACCGCCGAGTGTCATCGACACATTCAGAGACGAGAGGCATCCAGTACGGCACCTTGGGGATGTTGCATTCTTTGATGGAAATCTGTATGTGTTGAACGGGTTTGGCCAACTTTTCATCTTTGAATTAGACAAGGACATTGGTATTTCAGCCATGAAGTGTATAATTGACTCTCTTGGTGATTTAGGTGGAACACCTGAATCCTTGTCAAGTGAGGTGGTGTATAATGTAAGGATGAATCTAGTTGAATGTGCGGGTAGACTGTTGATGGTGTCACGATGGTTTCGCACTATGGCCAGTTTGACAGGTGAAAATTTCTTTGAACGTAAAAAACGTACTGTTTTACTTGAAGTCTTCGAGGCAGACTTGAGAACAAACCCTGCTCGATGGAGAAGGGCCACTGAGTTGGGTGGCCATGCACTTTTTCTCGGCCAACATGGCTCCAAGTCCCTGCCTGCCAGTGAATGCACTGGATACAATAAGGATTGCATCTACTTCATGTGTGACTATTCCTGGCCGAAGTGGCCTGCAAACCCTCTTAGTGActctggtgtgtacaatatcagggATGGCACAATCACGCCATTGATGGCAGGGTCTGCAGCAATACCGCCACGTCAGGTTGGCAGGTGGCGCACAACATGGTTTTTCCCTCCTGAACTTGTGTGA
- the LOC124666905 gene encoding uncharacterized protein LOC124666905, which yields MMETAEARPWSDLQPELLGLILRRLPSIADRVRLREVCHPWRPNSLLQSLPLPFPWLTLPDGTFLNIPGGEIHHMPVHVGACCCGSIDDWLFLMSSDGGCSLVNPFSKTTLKIPELAEVWKRKISNPNSCISPVSYKLVVPSPLDSAPDSLVAALIMDDDNCATLCISQPPIATDSFRHDKVPALQIEDVAFFDGKLYALCGFGKLCIVELGNDLCITSTECIIHSLYELGGIPKSLPKVDKRGYTLGVYLVECGGRLLIVKRWFESLHGPVSDYVFGYDHTVAFEVFEADLSTNPGRWRRVSELGGHALFLGQHASKSLPATDCSGLQLLHS from the coding sequence ATGATGGAGACTGCAGAGGCTCGACCTTGGTCAGATCTTCAGCCAGAACTCCTCGGCCTTATCCTCAGGCGTCTCCCTTCCATAGCTGACCGTGTTCGGCTGAGAGAGGTCTGTCACCCGTGGCGCCCTAATAGTCTGCTGCAGTCCCTTCCCCTCCCATTCCCGTGGCTTACCCTCCCCGACGGCACCTTCCTCAACATTCCAGGTGGTGAAATTCACCACATGCCTGTACACGTCGGTGCTTGTTGCTGCGGCTCAATTGATGACTGGCTATTCCTCATGAGCAGTGATGGTGGGTGTTCATTGGTCAACCCTTTCTCTAAGACCACGTTAAAGATTCCTGAGCTAGCCGAAGTATGGAAGCGTAAGATATCTAATCCCAACTCTTGCATCAGTCCAGTTTCCTATAAGTTGGTGGTGCCCTCGCCCCTGGACTCAGCACCGGATTCCCTTGTTGCTGCACTGATTATGGATGATGACAACTGTGCTACACTTTGTATTAGTCAGCCACCGATTGCCACTGACTCGTTCAGACATGATAAGGTTCCAGCACTTCAGATTGAGGATGTTGCATTCTTTGATGGAAAGTTGTACGCATTGTGTGGGTTTGGCAAACTCTGCATCGTTGAGTTGGGCAATGACCTTTGTATTACATCCACTGAATGCATAATTCACTCTTTGTACGAGTTAGGTGGAATTCCTAAATCCTTGCCCAAGGTGGACAAAAGGGGCTATACATTAGGGGTGTATCTAGTTGAATGTGGTGGTAGACTGTTGATTGTGAAACGTTGGTTTGAGTCCTTACATGGTCCCGTAAGTGactatgtatttggatatgatcaTACTGTTGCATTTGAAGTCTTTGAAGCAGACTTGAGCACCAACCCTGGTCGATGGAGAAGGGTCAGTGAGTTGGGTGGCCATGCACTCTTTCTTGGCCAACATGCTTCCAAGTCCCTACCTGCTACAGATTGCAGTGGATTGCAACTACTTCATAGCTGA